A single genomic interval of Candidatus Eisenbacteria bacterium harbors:
- a CDS encoding MFS transporter, with protein MPPLILAAALLEGLSLTLIQGYLPLYVRRALGEPSYVTVALVVAVPALGAMVASNFWGGLSDVSGRLKPMVLVGLAGYAAAVAVIPFFGQGFEVLLYVGLASLLYGTLAPSLKTYVTLFRPDRKEHALAFVLMAQSTGWLVGSYGAGWLLEGGIATGMRAAMWSCAGLLGAHALVCALALRDLRREPLPARDHGGWMSKLAQDLASLYENPRLLRLCALAFLFVSANYVMWGFFSVYMVEGLSASMRTLRYALAVSSVLGIVSFLYVGPLIRRFGGRAVLASGISLYGAMYLGIGLARDPMTVGALYALPLFSLVNVSANVLASEYSTAAQRGGGLGVLSGTYALATVVGPVTGGILADRFGLRAVPWLALGFILAAAPLAWYQTVRGRRELLGNAP; from the coding sequence GTACGTCCGCCGCGCCCTGGGGGAGCCATCCTATGTAACCGTCGCGCTGGTGGTCGCGGTTCCAGCCCTGGGAGCCATGGTCGCGAGCAACTTCTGGGGAGGCCTCTCGGACGTGTCGGGGAGGCTCAAGCCGATGGTCCTCGTCGGCCTTGCCGGATACGCCGCGGCCGTGGCGGTGATCCCGTTCTTCGGACAGGGCTTCGAGGTGCTTCTCTACGTCGGGCTGGCCTCGCTCCTCTACGGCACGCTGGCGCCGTCGCTCAAGACCTACGTGACGCTCTTCCGTCCGGACCGGAAGGAGCACGCCCTCGCGTTCGTCCTGATGGCGCAGAGCACGGGCTGGCTCGTCGGCAGCTACGGCGCGGGGTGGCTCCTCGAGGGCGGGATCGCGACGGGGATGCGCGCCGCGATGTGGTCCTGCGCCGGTCTCCTCGGCGCGCATGCGCTCGTCTGCGCGCTCGCGCTCCGAGACTTGCGCCGCGAGCCGCTCCCCGCGCGGGACCACGGCGGCTGGATGTCGAAGCTCGCGCAGGATCTCGCGTCGCTCTACGAGAATCCGCGTCTTCTCCGCCTCTGCGCGCTTGCCTTCCTCTTCGTCTCGGCGAACTACGTCATGTGGGGATTCTTCTCGGTCTACATGGTGGAGGGCCTGAGCGCCAGCATGCGCACGCTGCGCTACGCGCTCGCGGTCTCGAGCGTGCTCGGGATCGTGTCGTTCCTCTACGTGGGGCCGTTGATCCGCCGTTTCGGCGGCCGCGCCGTGCTCGCGAGCGGGATCTCGCTCTACGGGGCCATGTATCTCGGAATCGGGCTCGCGCGGGATCCGATGACCGTCGGAGCCCTCTACGCGCTTCCGCTCTTCAGCCTGGTCAACGTCAGCGCGAACGTCCTCGCGAGCGAGTACTCCACCGCGGCCCAGCGGGGAGGCGGGCTCGGCGTCCTGAGCGGGACCTATGCGCTGGCGACGGTCGTCGGCCCCGTGACGGGCGGGATCCTCGCGGACCGGTTCGGCCTCCGGGCGGTGCCGTGGCTGGCGCTCGGGTTCATCCTCGCCGCGGCGCCCCTCGCCTGGTACCAGACGGTCCGGGGGAGGCGGGAATTGCTGGGGAATGCGCCCTAA
- a CDS encoding thioredoxin family protein has protein sequence MRKHLALLASVSLLLLGTPPLGQAKPDSQKPATADKKASETQDKKAADATKLDWLALDAAVDKAKSQNKHVIVNVYTTWCGYCRMMDKQTFGNDEVAAHLRENFVLAKVNGESSSKVHWQGQEMTERQFARAVGVTGFPATYFLKPNAEMLGGVSGYIRSPDFMIYAKYVSTKWYEKGKLQAYVDSLRASQ, from the coding sequence ATGAGAAAACACCTCGCCCTACTTGCTTCGGTGAGCCTGCTCCTCCTTGGAACGCCCCCCTTGGGCCAGGCGAAGCCCGATTCCCAGAAGCCCGCCACCGCGGACAAGAAGGCCTCCGAGACTCAGGACAAGAAGGCCGCCGATGCCACCAAGCTCGACTGGCTCGCCCTCGACGCCGCCGTGGACAAGGCGAAGTCCCAGAACAAGCACGTCATCGTCAACGTCTACACGACCTGGTGCGGCTACTGCCGCATGATGGACAAGCAGACCTTCGGCAACGACGAGGTCGCCGCCCACCTGCGGGAGAACTTCGTCCTCGCCAAGGTGAACGGCGAGTCCTCCTCCAAGGTCCACTGGCAGGGACAGGAGATGACCGAGCGCCAGTTCGCCCGCGCGGTCGGCGTCACCGGCTTCCCGGCCACGTACTTCCTCAAGCCCAACGCCGAGATGCTCGGCGGCGTGAGCGGCTACATCCGCTCTCCGGACTTCATGATCTATGCGAAGTACGTGAGCACGAAGTGGTACGAGAAGGGCAAGCTCCAGGCGTACGTCGATTCCCTCCGCGCCTCGCAGTAG